Proteins from a genomic interval of Rosa chinensis cultivar Old Blush chromosome 2, RchiOBHm-V2, whole genome shotgun sequence:
- the LOC112186100 gene encoding transcriptional regulator Myc-A gives MSLVESEFFKDPNPYLNQVPPEEDDKIQAHGKHKAAEDSLSQLEVEEEEEEDEEGEEEAEEEEEGEEFELCDVCLKDKEHWTDECPYLVCIPNPMEVTLGKGYYMVCVDCNVSGGHSDIVGTQCNVWGGHPDRRWKGRAIVKVCGICAGVRHWSAECPNKHLLQKQKSLLECAAEYRSWLATKKCQPA, from the exons ATGTCTCTTGTCGAATCAGAATTCTTCAAGGATCCGAACCCGTACCTGAACCAGGTCCCGCCGGAGGAGGACGACAAGATCCAGGCTCATG gaaaacacaaggctgctgAAGACTCTCTGTCTCAACTTGAagtagaggaagaagaggaagaagatgaagaaggagaagaagaagcagaagaagaagaagaaggagaagaatttGAGTTGTGTGATGTTTGTTTGAAGGACAAGGAACACTGGACGGATGAATGCCCGTACTTGGTTTGTATCCCAAACCCAATGGAAGTAACTCTTGGCAAAGGTTATTATATGGTTTGTGTGGACTGTAATGTGTCGGGTGGCCACTCTGATATAGTCGGTACACAATGTAATGTGTGGGGTGGCCACCCTGATAGGAGGTGGAAAGGACGTGCTATTGTCAAGGTCTGCGGTATTTGTGCGGGCGTACGCCACTGGTCTGCAGAGTGCCCAAATAAGCACTTACTACAAAAGCAAAAGAGTCTGTTGGAGTGTGCTGCTGAATATCGGTCTTGGTTGGCTACCAAAAAATGTCAACCTGCTTGA